aggggtccacccgggAGCACCCCGgcagacgggacacgtcccacaccgagggacccagggcggtctgccggccccaccgaggcgccccgacaactggccatccggtgggggccgcagggacccaatgaaaccccccccccccccagacaaccccccaccccacccaccacccCACACGCCCCGCCAGTTCACCCACTagagttgtgggtgagctggagtctatccttgCTGAATTTGGGTGACACcgtgaaatggttgccagccaattgcagggcacgtagacaaaaaaatattcacactcacacttaaGACACATGTTTCTGGAGTTTGACTCAAGTCGAGTTACCAATTAAGTTCACTTGGCATATAAATGACTATTTAACGACTGCTTGTTATCAAACATCTTTGTGTCATTTATTGATAATATCACTATTGTGCTGCAGGAGATCAGCAATGATCCTCACCTGTTTGTGGAGGGTGTCAGCGCCCATGACTTGAACCAGGGCTCAGTGGGGAACTGCTGGTTTGTGGCCGCCTGCTCGTGTCTGGCACTGAAGCCAAACCTCTGGAAGAAGGTGAGCTTAATGGATTGTCTGAGCTGAGATATATGCTGGAAGGATCATATTAGCTGACTGCAGGAATTCACCCGAGGCCATTTGACTCATTCAAGTGAATCTCAAGTttctttggccattttttttgcactgcttCTTTTTTTGACTTAAAGTTGTCTCTTAGTCCtaactttcaaaataaaggttTCTAAATGCCAAGATATTAGtgcaataaagttgttttttatGTGTATCCAGGTAATTCCAGACTGGAAGGAGCAGGAGTGGGACTCTAAACACCCGGAGAACTATGCCGGAATCTTTCACTTTCAGTTTTGGGTGTTTGGAGAGTGGATGGATGTGGTGGTGGATGACCGGCTTCCTACAATCAACGGAGAGCTCATCTACTGTCACTCCAAAGACAACAATGAATACTGGAGCGCTCTGCTTGAAAAAGCATACGCAAAGTGATTCAACCACTTATCATGCATTATGTTATAATTCAAAACAATTGTGGACTGCAGCAACTCAGCATCAAGCAACATGTGCACAAATTTCTACAGCCAGTGTAAAAGTTCCTGCGGTCGAAATGCGGCTTTTCTGTGTGGCAGTTGTTTCATTGATAAAATTCCACTGACagtgaataaacaaataaaagcctgaacATGACTTGCACCATGTGTGCAGGCTCTCTGGCTGCTATGAGTCTCTGGAGGGGGGCAACACTGGAGACGCTGTGGTGGACTTCAGTGGAGCTGTGGCCGAGGCCATCAATCTGGAAGCAGAGGCTTACTATAAGGACCAGGAGAATCTAGACCATCTCTTTGCAGATCTCCTCAAAGTTTACGACCGTGGTGGAATCATAAGTTGCTCCATTAAGGTGTGTGGCGTGTCCTCATGTTTGAGTTGTCTACTTTGAAAAGAAACGGTCTTTATATAtgagatgttttctttttattaggCACAACCTCACGAACTTGAGCTCAAGCTGGCCAACGGGCTGGTGAAAGGTCACGCCTACTCGGTGACCGCGGTGAACAGGGTGCGTCTGGGTCACGGGCTGGTGGCCTACTTCAAGAACGAAACCATCCCCATGATCCGCATGAGGAATCCCTGGGGCAAGACTGAGTGGAATGGAGCCTGGAGTGACAGGTGAGAAGCGTGACAATCACCCCAAGCGTACATccaaattaatccatccattttctatagcgcttgtcctcattaggatcattGGGCAAGAGGTTGGCTACACCGTGGCCTGGTTGCCAGTTAATTGCAGGGCGcacgtagacaaacaaccagtcaaaCTCGAATCAGAATCAGTATTAACACCAAAGTACAgacaatttatgttaaaatggagtctggtgggaaaaaaaatgcttgcaattgtGAAGTAAATTGTAATTATGACACAGAGTTTCTgccgaaatgaaaaaaaaaaaataataatcctgtTTAGCAAGAAATATGAAGGAGACACTTTATTTGCATTAGTAGACCAAATAAAGGGATGTGGttggccggatctggcccctgagCCTTGAGTTTAACACCTGTGATATATtgtataaatatactgtacgttaTATCAACAAGAGTGTCTCTTTCTacagatactgtatatacagtacatgctatGAACAGGCCATGACTATGATCATGAGTGGTATAGTATTATAGCTTTACTGAGGATATTTGGAAGGAAGAGTGGGTAAATGTTGCCAAGTCAGTAGGtagaaaaaagtgtgaattaattaattctgTTTTAGGACATTATATGCACTCATACAACAggatgtatttgtattattgagtTCGGTTTGTTGTTGGCTTTGCAATAAAGCTCATTGATTGACATCCACTGCTTCATCCTTGtccttgttttatttcatttccgCTGTGCAtcattttgtcttatttttcaaCTGTATTGTACAGGTTGTAATTAAGACCAGTGGTTATcatgtctggctcacagttttAAGGGTTTCAATATCAGCTCCGGCCTTCCTCTGTTGAGTTTGCAATTAGCTGGCGACtcgtccagggtgtactccactccacctcttgcccaaagtcagctaggataggctgcAATGCCGATTAGGAGAAGCGGCcattgacaatggatggatgaaggtttttattaacattcataaaaagaaaaaaatgaaaaatttccCATCTGTGACACTTTCTTTACTCAATGTGTAATCATTTGTCAGCTCTGAGGAATGGTCAAAGGTTGGTGACACAGAAAGGGGCAACCTCGGCATCACAGTGGAGGACAACGGAGAGTTCTGGTGTGCAATCTTTTTAACACAGTGTAAACAATCCTCCATTAGTCACAACGTCCTTGAACCATATTTCATTTGACCTTCCACAGGATGTCTTTCACAGACTGGTGCAAGCACTTTACAGATGCCGACGTGTGCCGTCTCATCAATACGTCGCTGATCAGCATCCACAAGACCTGGCATGAGGTCGTCCACTTTGGGAGCTGGACCAAGCAAGCGGAGCCTCTTTTAAACCGCTGTGGTGGCTGTGCTAACCACAAGTCCACCTTCTTGCAGAACCCACAGGTACAGTGGAGGAACATTATGCAATATTTGGACCTCATCCTGAGTGATGGAAGTTTCTAAtatttcaagtgtgtgtgttctaaCTTATTTTCTCAACGTTTTTTCCTAGTACATGTTTGATGTCACAAAGGAAGCCGACGAAGTCCTCATCTCCTTACAACAAAGAGATATGAAAATCCACAGGAAATTTGGTCAAGGGGAAAATCTAACAATCGGCTTCAGCATCTTCAAGGTAAAATGACACCATGGGAAATAACAACAGAAGTCATACaaagcataataataataataaactaaaataCAGTGAAACTACTCACACATATTGAATATGGAACAGAAAATTGTTTTCAGAACTGTCAACTAGTGGATTTATAGGTATTGGAATTATAAATGTGTGTCGTGTATAAATGGTGTATTTACATTAGCATCTGCTTGGTAAAATTAAAGTGCATTTAACTGATATTTTCTTATGTAGCAAATTTCATGTATGGTTCCATGGTTAAAGTCTCATGTGAGTCTGGATCCAGACTACTGTGGAGTCTGCCCAAACGCAGCTCAGGAATGCAGTCACTATTCACATTCCCCATCACTCTGACATCTTTCCTTCATGCCTTCATGTTTGTGTCTCTTTGTCTCTGTTGTGTCCAACAAGGATATATAAAGCTGAGTGTACACTGAAGAGTTACAATGATAAAATCATAATGAATTGAAATTTAAATAATCAGCTCACTAAATTCACTTTGGAATAACATAGCTGGTCCAGCAGATTAGTAAGAGATGGCTTGCGATGAGGACTCATTGAGTAACGCAAGACAAGCAAGCAAATAATGGACACTTAAGAATAGGATTCAATATTTTTCCATATAAAAAGTTAAAAGAGTAGAGAAATGTATTCTTTTCATGGAAGGTCTCATTAAAATGCGTCTTGGGTAGACAGTCTGAGATGTGTGGACAGAGGCCAAAAGACAATTTGTTTCGGGGAGAAAGAagggtcatttttttcccattttggcTCTGGCCGAAGACTGAACAACTGGTTTTAATGACACCTATTAAGTTTATCAGATCATATCAGGCCTTTTCAGCAGGACACTACATCATACCAAAGAATGCAATCATTCGAGGTGATTGTTTCAAGCTGAACAAACCTCACAGCATACTCCAGACAGTGAGACAACCAACTCATTTTATTATGCAGTCTTTAATATTTGGAACATGCATTCTCACAAAAGGTGTCTGTATGGGCtcgaaatagttttttttttttcatcttaagCTTTCCACACATACATTTGTGCCAAAACTTTTCCTGTAATGCAATTGACTTGACATGTGGCTATGATCAAACACACATCATACGCTATTATTGTGCCAATTGCTGACAATTGTGAAGGTTCTGGACAGCATTTGAGGTCAGTACCACAATCAACATTCATTTTAAGGAGAAGCTGTCTGCACATGGCCAACTGGAGACATCCATTTAACCCTTGTTATCTCATCTTGATAATATCCTCCTCTCCCAGTGTACATAGTGGGAAAATGATGAAAAGTGTTTCAGTGAGAATCTTAATGCATGTCAACAATATGCTGTAGCTGGGTTTGACCTAATCATGGATGAAGGCATGCTTTCTCTAATCTACTTGTCTACTTACATACAAGGCTTCAAATGTTTAATGTAAGATCAATGAGACAATGACAGTTACTATTTAAGATCATAatctaataattaaaaaaatcataactcTAAAAGCAACTTCAATTTCATCCAGATACAAACACAATGTGGTAGAATCCTACATAAGCGCATCAAATTTCAAAAGGATctgatgaggaaaaaacatttcacagtcAATCTACTACCATATATCAATCTACTACAGCAAAGGTCACAAACCTTTTAGAAATTGAGATGGTTTTTTGGTACTGGTTAATGCTAAGGGCCACTAGTTTGATGCACACTTCTgcaataacaaatttgctcaaatgagcagcccgcgatcctagtgaggataagtggtaaagagaatggatggatggattattattattattattaagatagTTTCACTTGAGTGGGCTATACGACAAAATACTCCCACAAATCAATGAGCATGCAgtagacaaaaaatatatattcttcgCAAATGAATTTGATGTTGCAAAGCATGGAACACCAATGCCAGCTTTTATATTAAAGAACTCAAATTCACATAAATTCAGCCGCAAGTGAATGTAATTAGCATCAACATTCTGAAAATGAATCCTGTGCTCACTGCAAAGTTTTGTGAATGGTGATGTCACAATTTGGCTAAATTGGGAACAGCTCGCTCACAGACATTTTagtgaaacattttcaaaaatgtaattggttGTTAAATTCCACACTGGATGGATGGGCAGTTACTCCAGTGATATATACCATACAatgtttgggttttctccgggcactccggtttcctcccacatcccaaaaacatgcgtggtaggttgattaaagactctaaattgcccgtag
The DNA window shown above is from Phyllopteryx taeniolatus isolate TA_2022b chromosome 17, UOR_Ptae_1.2, whole genome shotgun sequence and carries:
- the LOC133466920 gene encoding calpain-5-like, which produces MFSSATPYKNQHYAELKKDCIKSKKLFEDPEFPSIDASLYFRKPPPGRVQWKRPGEISNDPHLFVEGVSAHDLNQGSVGNCWFVAACSCLALKPNLWKKVIPDWKEQEWDSKHPENYAGIFHFQFWVFGEWMDVVVDDRLPTINGELIYCHSKDNNEYWSALLEKAYAKLSGCYESLEGGNTGDAVVDFSGAVAEAINLEAEAYYKDQENLDHLFADLLKVYDRGGIISCSIKAQPHELELKLANGLVKGHAYSVTAVNRVRLGHGLVAYFKNETIPMIRMRNPWGKTEWNGAWSDSSEEWSKVGDTERGNLGITVEDNGEFWMSFTDWCKHFTDADVCRLINTSLISIHKTWHEVVHFGSWTKQAEPLLNRCGGCANHKSTFLQNPQYMFDVTKEADEVLISLQQRDMKIHRKFGQGENLTIGFSIFKVELNRKYRMHDILTQNCVATSTYINARTVFMRCMLQQGRYVILPTTFKPYILGDYMLRLFTDLDSGCRELSEDKPRVRCWSSFLGYPQVVTHIYVHAAEGLQNQDSTGGADPYVIINCEGNSVKSTIQKDTLTPEFGTSGIFYRKKPRKPLTVQIWNSNAMQDQFMGQVVLSGSAKDTIDPQRLQLRKQGRNMADEMPGSVNLRIITSTQLTAI